A window from Lentimicrobium sp. L6 encodes these proteins:
- a CDS encoding cytochrome b N-terminal domain-containing protein, with product MTAKSPKKSYGIFTTFLLHLHPPLVDKSAIKFTRTFGLGGINALLFIILAITGILLRFSYLPAPEQAYESILNLQNQTFLGGLLRNLHHWSAKLMVVTAFLHLLRVFFTQSIYFERKKNWYYGLLLFAIVLAFNFTGYLLPWDQLSFWAVTVVSNMPSYIPFIGDGLSNFLRGGPEVDGHTLLNFYNLHTSILPLLFVVMMSLHFYLVRKAKGVTVQNPEEREMVKVNPNLVIREALVALALFLGLLIFSMIFAAPLLDYANPLLSPNPIKAPWYFAGMQELLIHIHPTLAILIVPLSLIGFLLWIPNQKINTQNIGKWFYNERGKSLLLYSSLLSAFFTFAIVLVNEYFLTEMLLSGPPLILGLVPFLLYIALTLGIIFFLQMKFKIDKIELFNALFSIIFCSYLILSIISIYFRGINMELIF from the coding sequence ATGACCGCTAAATCACCGAAGAAATCTTACGGTATCTTCACCACTTTTTTACTGCATTTACATCCTCCATTGGTGGATAAATCTGCTATAAAATTCACTCGAACTTTTGGACTAGGAGGCATCAATGCTTTACTATTTATCATATTGGCTATTACCGGCATACTCCTACGATTCTCCTATTTACCGGCACCAGAACAAGCTTACGAAAGCATACTAAATTTGCAGAACCAAACTTTCTTGGGTGGACTCCTCCGAAACCTTCATCATTGGTCGGCTAAATTGATGGTGGTGACTGCATTCTTGCATCTGCTTCGGGTTTTCTTTACCCAATCTATCTATTTTGAACGAAAAAAAAACTGGTATTATGGTCTTTTGCTTTTTGCAATAGTTCTGGCATTTAACTTCACGGGATATTTACTTCCCTGGGATCAGCTTTCATTTTGGGCCGTTACTGTAGTGAGCAATATGCCTTCTTATATCCCATTTATTGGCGATGGCTTGTCCAACTTCCTTAGAGGAGGACCAGAAGTGGATGGCCACACTTTATTGAATTTCTATAATCTACATACCTCTATTCTTCCCTTGCTTTTTGTGGTGATGATGTCGCTTCACTTCTATTTAGTAAGAAAAGCAAAAGGCGTTACCGTTCAAAATCCAGAGGAAAGAGAAATGGTGAAAGTAAACCCTAATTTAGTGATACGAGAAGCATTAGTAGCCTTAGCTTTGTTTTTAGGTCTATTGATTTTCTCCATGATTTTTGCCGCGCCTCTTTTGGATTATGCAAATCCACTACTAAGCCCGAATCCCATTAAAGCACCTTGGTATTTTGCGGGTATGCAAGAATTATTGATACATATTCATCCCACCTTGGCTATTCTCATTGTCCCTCTTAGCTTGATCGGGTTTCTATTATGGATTCCGAATCAAAAGATTAATACTCAGAATATTGGAAAATGGTTTTATAATGAAAGAGGCAAAAGCTTACTGCTTTACTCCTCCTTACTCTCTGCCTTCTTTACATTTGCTATAGTATTAGTCAATGAATATTTTCTCACTGAAATGCTTTTATCAGGCCCTCCTCTTATTTTGGGCTTGGTGCCTTTCTTACTTTATATTGCATTGACTTTGGGCATTATATTCTTCCTCCAAATGAAATTTAAAATCGATAAAATTGAATTATTCAATGCTTTGTTTAGCATCATATTTTGTTCTTATTTAATATTGAGTATCATCTCCATCTATTTCAGAGGAATCAATATGGAATTAATATTTTAG
- a CDS encoding multiheme c-type cytochrome, producing the protein MKDNQKYKRIIQLLGFLALVMIPLYLLLQVYVFPQEDSSTPKEPQYVGGQVCLECHQKEFEDWKGSDHDLAMTEATEEFVLGDFSDAEINRNEIIHKAYKKGKDFFVLTDGADGEMQEFQIKYTFGHYPLQQYLVEFEEGRLQTLALTWNSRDSNWYYMADSVYRDMNVNHENWLHWTNQSQNWNSMCADCHSTNLKTGYQHESQSYNTTWSEIDVSCEACHGPASEHMIWAEKPEYLRSREAKMGLSVQTSNIDNEAFVNICARCHSRRASLSDYAPHDQSMYNHMIPVLPVEPQFHIDGQILDEDYVFASFTQSKMYMNDVKCNDCHNVHSGQLILQGNALCLQCHQADTYDSPQHHFHKAKGEDGKGLISEAGEFFDVGSGTECINCHMHGQNYMGVDYRRDHSFRIPRPDLTKKLGSPNACNQCHTQETADWAQTYIEKWHGSSRPFQYGEAFHNANLETLGSDEQLIKMIEDELYPLNIRSAAIMYLGQQSHPRTKEIIYQSLKSIHPLIRIYSIRKMDVQDPDDLEQLFPLLYDETKAVRIEMASKLALIPAEYIPEKHKEMLQKNGEEYLEVLEFNSDFPLGKYNLGNYYYNRADHQNAEKYYLMALEQDQDLHQLKMNLAIMYSGIGRAVEAEELLANYIEAVPEDYSVYYNYGLILAENKKYEESIKYLKIASDQLPQNSRVDYNIAMLYEFEKDLKKTEFYLLKALKKENSENNYSNLYQFYNRTQQQVKAEKLANEIRNVFRE; encoded by the coding sequence ATGAAAGATAATCAAAAATATAAAAGAATCATACAGCTCTTAGGCTTTCTCGCCTTAGTGATGATTCCCCTATACTTGCTTTTACAGGTTTATGTTTTTCCTCAAGAAGATTCTTCCACTCCTAAAGAACCTCAATATGTAGGAGGACAAGTATGTCTAGAATGCCACCAAAAGGAATTTGAAGACTGGAAAGGTTCTGATCATGATTTAGCTATGACTGAAGCTACTGAAGAATTCGTACTGGGAGACTTTTCCGATGCTGAAATCAATAGAAATGAAATCATCCATAAAGCCTATAAAAAAGGTAAAGACTTTTTTGTCCTTACAGATGGAGCTGATGGAGAAATGCAGGAGTTTCAGATAAAATACACCTTTGGACATTATCCTTTGCAGCAATATTTAGTAGAATTTGAGGAAGGTAGATTACAAACATTAGCCTTAACTTGGAACAGTAGAGACAGTAATTGGTATTATATGGCCGATTCAGTTTATAGAGACATGAACGTGAATCACGAGAACTGGCTGCATTGGACCAATCAATCACAAAACTGGAATTCCATGTGTGCCGATTGTCATTCTACCAACCTTAAGACTGGTTACCAACACGAAAGTCAATCTTATAATACCACTTGGTCGGAAATCGATGTGAGCTGCGAAGCCTGTCATGGACCTGCTTCTGAACATATGATATGGGCCGAGAAACCTGAGTATTTGCGCTCAAGAGAAGCGAAAATGGGTTTAAGTGTTCAAACCTCTAATATTGATAATGAAGCTTTTGTAAATATTTGTGCCCGTTGTCATTCACGCCGAGCCTCATTATCTGATTATGCTCCCCATGATCAAAGTATGTATAATCACATGATTCCTGTATTACCGGTGGAGCCTCAATTTCATATCGATGGTCAGATTTTGGATGAAGATTATGTTTTTGCATCCTTCACCCAAAGTAAAATGTATATGAACGATGTGAAGTGTAATGATTGCCATAATGTACACAGCGGCCAACTTATTTTACAAGGAAACGCACTTTGCTTACAATGTCACCAGGCAGATACTTATGACAGTCCTCAACATCATTTTCATAAGGCAAAAGGGGAAGACGGTAAAGGCTTAATATCTGAAGCAGGTGAGTTTTTCGATGTTGGAAGTGGCACCGAATGTATCAACTGCCACATGCACGGACAAAACTATATGGGAGTGGATTATCGCCGCGATCATAGCTTTAGAATTCCTCGCCCGGATTTGACAAAGAAGCTAGGTTCTCCCAATGCTTGTAATCAATGTCACACCCAAGAAACTGCTGACTGGGCACAAACTTATATAGAGAAATGGCATGGTAGCAGTAGACCATTTCAATATGGAGAAGCTTTTCACAATGCCAATTTGGAAACCCTAGGTTCCGATGAGCAATTGATTAAGATGATAGAAGATGAATTATATCCTCTCAATATCAGAAGTGCTGCCATCATGTATTTGGGGCAACAAAGCCATCCAAGAACTAAGGAAATCATATATCAATCCTTAAAAAGCATTCATCCGCTCATTCGTATTTACAGCATCAGGAAGATGGATGTGCAAGACCCTGACGATTTAGAACAACTCTTCCCGCTTCTTTATGATGAAACTAAGGCCGTCAGAATAGAAATGGCCTCTAAGCTTGCTCTTATTCCTGCAGAATATATTCCTGAGAAACATAAAGAAATGCTCCAAAAAAATGGAGAGGAGTATTTGGAGGTTCTAGAATTTAATAGCGACTTTCCTTTGGGCAAATATAATTTGGGTAATTACTATTATAATAGAGCCGATCATCAGAATGCTGAGAAGTATTATTTAATGGCATTGGAGCAAGATCAAGATTTGCATCAGTTAAAAATGAATTTGGCCATTATGTATAGTGGGATTGGCAGAGCTGTGGAGGCCGAAGAATTATTGGCCAACTATATTGAAGCCGTGCCTGAGGATTATTCGGTCTATTATAATTATGGTTTGATATTGGCAGAAAACAAGAAATATGAGGAGTCTATAAAATACTTAAAAATTGCTAGTGATCAACTTCCTCAAAATTCCAGAGTAGATTATAATATTGCCATGCTTTATGAGTTTGAAAAGGACTTGAAGAAAACCGAATTCTATCTTTTGAAAGCCCTAAAGAAAGAAAATAGTGAAAACAATTATTCCAATTTATATCAGTTTTATAACAGAACACAACAGCAAGTTAAGGCTGAAAAATTGGCGAATGAAATTCGAAATGTATTTAGGGAATAA
- the wecB gene encoding non-hydrolyzing UDP-N-acetylglucosamine 2-epimerase yields the protein MKKIVTIIGARPQIIKAAALSRAIKNHFQDQLKEIIVHTGQHYDANMSEVFFEELSIPRPDYNLNVGSGKHGEQTAKMIQGIEEILISEKPNALVLYGDTNSTLAGAIAASKIHIPIVHIEAGLRSFNKSMPEEINRIMCDHASTLLFSPTPTGYRNLINEGFKELEEGPFSVDRPKVYHSGDVMYDNSLHFSTLAKEKSSILVDEKLEAGSFILGTIHRDNNTDIPERLTAIFEALLEIAQENKIILPLHPRTKKKMQEVLSPDLLTQITNCQNLQLIAPVSFLDMVLLEDSSKMIITDSGGVQKESFFFKKPCLILRPETEWVEIVEAGAARICDADKDIILKSYRNFMSNPPQDFEGIFGDGQASKFICGEILECL from the coding sequence ATGAAGAAAATCGTTACTATTATTGGGGCTCGCCCACAAATTATAAAAGCAGCAGCATTAAGCAGAGCCATTAAAAATCACTTTCAGGACCAATTGAAAGAGATTATTGTTCATACGGGTCAGCATTATGATGCGAATATGTCGGAGGTGTTTTTTGAGGAGTTAAGTATTCCACGTCCTGATTATAATCTGAATGTGGGTTCTGGGAAACATGGTGAGCAAACTGCTAAGATGATTCAAGGGATTGAAGAAATTCTAATTAGCGAAAAGCCCAATGCTCTGGTTTTATATGGTGATACCAATTCTACATTAGCTGGAGCCATTGCTGCTAGCAAAATCCACATTCCTATAGTTCATATCGAAGCCGGACTGCGCTCTTTTAATAAAAGCATGCCCGAAGAGATCAATAGAATTATGTGCGATCATGCTTCTACCCTTTTATTCTCGCCTACTCCCACTGGATATCGTAATTTGATAAATGAAGGATTTAAAGAATTAGAGGAGGGCCCGTTTAGTGTAGATCGTCCTAAGGTTTATCATTCTGGCGATGTGATGTATGATAATAGTTTACACTTTAGCACCTTGGCCAAAGAGAAGTCGAGCATTTTGGTGGACGAGAAATTGGAAGCTGGAAGTTTCATTCTGGGGACCATACACCGCGATAATAATACTGATATTCCGGAGCGATTGACAGCTATTTTTGAAGCTTTATTAGAGATTGCCCAAGAAAATAAAATCATATTACCGCTTCACCCACGCACCAAGAAAAAGATGCAGGAAGTCCTCTCCCCTGACTTGTTAACACAAATTACTAATTGCCAGAACTTACAATTGATAGCACCGGTCTCCTTTTTAGACATGGTCTTATTAGAAGACTCCTCAAAAATGATTATTACCGATTCTGGAGGGGTACAAAAGGAAAGCTTCTTCTTTAAAAAACCATGTTTGATATTAAGACCAGAAACCGAATGGGTAGAAATAGTAGAAGCAGGCGCTGCTCGTATTTGTGATGCTGATAAAGACATCATTTTAAAATCTTATAGAAACTTCATGTCAAACCCTCCTCAAGACTTTGAAGGGATTTTTGGAGATGGTCAAGCTTCTAAGTTTATTTGTGGGGAGATTTTGGAGTGCTTATAA
- a CDS encoding ubiquinol-cytochrome c reductase iron-sulfur subunit, with product MKFNRRGFIKKGVIALIGAQLGYLFFDSFKKKGENEEDQHWYEVGPISNLEANTIYPFQSGQFYLSVLEDGGILAFSVKCTHLGCVIQAQKDGFICPCHASSFNKYGEVMSPPATRALDTFDIKVRNGILFVDHQNAKKRSQFEKPQITYA from the coding sequence ATGAAATTTAATAGAAGAGGATTTATAAAAAAAGGCGTCATTGCATTGATTGGTGCTCAACTGGGATATCTGTTTTTTGATTCCTTTAAAAAGAAAGGGGAAAATGAGGAAGACCAGCATTGGTATGAGGTAGGTCCCATCAGTAATCTAGAAGCCAATACCATTTATCCTTTCCAGAGTGGGCAATTCTATCTTTCAGTATTGGAGGATGGTGGAATATTGGCATTCTCTGTAAAATGCACCCATTTGGGCTGTGTGATTCAAGCTCAAAAAGATGGCTTTATCTGCCCTTGCCATGCTTCATCATTTAATAAATATGGCGAAGTGATGTCGCCTCCAGCCACTCGCGCCTTGGATACTTTCGACATCAAAGTAAGAAACGGAATCCTTTTCGTTGATCATCAAAATGCAAAGAAAAGATCTCAATTCGAAAAACCTCAAATCACCTACGCCTAA